The genomic stretch TTGATATAGTAGACCCAAAGACTGATGAACCAGTAGGCGAAGGTGAGAGAGGGGAATTAATCGCAACATTATTAAACCATTTTACTATGCCATTAATACGTTATAGTTTAGGTGACTACGTTAAAAATGAATTTATTACTGATCCAGATCCTAAGTATGGAATTACTCATATGAGATTTGCAGAACCAATACCTGGAAGAGTAGAATGGATGTTTAGAGTGCGAGGAAAATTACTATTCCCAATTTATGTGGAGGATGCAGTAAATGAGATACCAGATACTACTGGGATGTATAACATAATTGTGTATGATAATGAAATGGATAAGCTAAAGATTAGGATAGAGACTAGGAGAGAATTTGTAGATCCTCAGTATGAAAAACAAGCTAAAGAGATCTTGGGAAGTAGATTAGGAATTAACCCAGATGATGTAGAAATAGAATGGGTAAAACCTGGACAAACTGTATGGACAGGATATAAGCTTCAAGTATTCCTAGATCAAAGAAAGAAAAAGTGACTTAAAAATAAAATTTTTAGCTTTTTACTTCTTTATTTCTTTCCGGATTTTTCTAACATTTGTAGTAGTTCTTTTGGAGCGTCTTTCTCGCTTACAGCTCCTCTACCAGTCTTTCCTCCACCCTCATCATAGGTGAAGCTTATCATTTTGCCTACTCTCCATACCTTCTTTATCTTACTTATATCTACTTGCTTCTCTTCTCCTTTGTACTTGAACTTTACTGTTGCCATATTTCTTCAAGTTATCTTACGATACTCAGATAAATAAACCTTACGGTGTTAACTTAAGGATTACTTATGGTATTCTCTTAGATAATTTATTGTATTCAAGGTTTTGAATTTTAATATAACCAATGTACAATAATTAGTTTGTATAATCAAAATTCTCTTACTAAGAATTATACAGAAACATTCTACTCTATAGATAGAGAAATAATAAAAATAATGAATGTAAATTTTTCTTTATTAATTTAATGACACTGTATATGAAAGAGACTATATTTATCGTTTTTATCACTTTTAGTTTCCTAGAAACACTAGTTAATAGTATTTGAGCCATATAATTCTCAATTGAGTAAAAATCCGAAATACACTTGATTAACTAAGGGAAAGACTTAAATAAAGACAATCTAAAAAATAATATTGCTGGGGCCGTAGTCTAGCCTGGACTAGGACGCCAGGCTTGGGCCCTGGTGATCGCGGGTTCAAATCCCGCCGGCCCCATTAGGGGGACGAATCCCCCTAATACCCCCTCTTTCATTTTTTCGTAAGTTTCTACGACGTCAGCTAAAGGCCCAACGTAACGCTCTTTTACCTCACCGTTTATCGTTTCCAATTTATAGACATAATACCGCCACTTTTCTTTCATTTATAATATCAAACCAATTATTTTCTATAAAATATTACCTTTATTCTGATTATCATACTATCTACTTTAAAGATATATTATATAAAATTTATCATCTTATTGATCTATATTTATATTCATAATTAGTATCATACTAAAATTTAAGCAATTTAAACTTACTATATACTGATGAGCCAGAAAAGGATTAAGGTTTTAGTTGCAAAATTAGGTCTTGACGGTCATGATAGGGGTGCTAAAGTAATAGCAAGAGCATTAAAGGATGCTGGAATGGAAGTCGTTTATACCGGTTTAAGGCAAACCCCAGAGCAGATAGTAAAATCTGCAATACAAGAGGACGTAGATGTTATTGGTATTAGTATCTTAAGTGGTGCTCACCTAGAATTAGTACCCTATGTTGTAAACCTTATGCGTGAAAAAGGATTAAATGATGTTGTATTAGTTGTAGGCGGAGTTATACCACCTCAAGATGTACCAAAACTTAAAGAGATAGGAGTTGATGAAGTGTTCTTACCTGGTTCTAGCCTAAAAGATGTAGTAGAGAAAATTACAAAGGCTGTAGAGAGTAAAAGGGGCATAAAGGTTGCTTCTTGAAAAAGCTTTGGCTGGTGAGGAATTAGCAATCTCTAGACTTTTAACAAAAATAGAGTATTTTACTCAAGAGGGTCTAGAAAGCTTACAAGAGTTAATTAAAAGGTCTGGAAAAGCACACGTTATAGGAATTACTGGATCACCTGGTGCTGGTAAAAGTACTCTGATTTCAGAGCTTATTTCAGAATATGTAAAGAGAGGTCATAAAGTTGGTGTAATTTTAATTGATCCTTCTAGTCCGTTTAGTATGGGCTCTTTTATGGGAAATAGAATTAGAATGGTCGGTAAGGAGGTCAGTGGTAACGTTTTTATTAGAAGCATAGCATCTAGAGGAAATTTAGGAGGAATATCTTCAGAAGCCTTAATGTTAATTGAGGCGTTAGACGGTTTAGGATTTGATAGAATAATTGTTGAAACCGTAGGAGCAGGGCAGACAGATACTGATGTAGTAAATGGTGTTCATACTATAGCAGTTGTTTCTGTACCTGGGACTGGAGATGAGATCCAGGCTTTAAAAGCCGGAATAATGGAAATTGGGGATGTATATATTGTTAACAAGGCTGATAAGATTGAAGCCGAGATGCTATATGATGCTATAAGATTTGCTTTAGATACTGCGGAAGTGAATTTCAGAGATGGTTGGGTACCTAAAATAATTAAGACTATAGCAATAAAAGGTTTAGGAATTAAAGAGTTGGTAGATGTATTTGAAGAACACTTATCTTTCATTAAAGAAAAAGGACTATTCGAAAAAAGAATTAGAGAGAGAAGAATGAAAATGATAGAGTTAATGTTGAGGAGAAAAGTAGATGAGGTTATTAGTTTGATTGTAAAAGAGAATTCTGATTATATATCAGAGCAAATAAATGAGAAACATAATTTGTTGAATTTAATTAATGAAGTTTATAATAAAGTAAAGGAGAAATTATAGTTATCTTGGTATTATTCCTTTTCTCTTCATTTCTCTTACAACTAGTTCTCCAATCCTTGATAAGCCGTAATATTTATGATGAGTACGTGTTTCTTTTTTTGGTTTTGATCTCCTATCTATAAATTTTATTATTTTAGCGTTTTTTTCCTCAAGCAATCCTGCTTTTTCTAATTCTTCTAATTTAGGAGTAACTTCCTCTAAAGGTTTGTGAAGTAATTTTGCATAAGTTAAAGCATGATCCGCATTTACTTCATCAGCAATTTTAAGTATGTCAATAGCCATTTGATCATTTTTGACTAAATCTATATATGCATCGATCAACTCTTTCTCGTCTAATTGTCTTAAAAGATGATCTCCTTCTCTTGTAAGTTTATAATATGTATGATGCTTATGGACTTCTTTACTTAATTTAAACTTAGCCTCAGTGTTTTTTAACGTAGCTCCATGAACCCTCTCAATTAGTCCTACTTTTTCAAGTTTATCTAATAAATCTACTACTTCTTGTATTGGAATTTTAGTGTTTAGCATTATTGATTTTCCATAGTCTACGTTAGCTTTCTTTAAATGTTTTAGGATTTCTAACATTCTTTTATCTTTTAAAATTTCTAATAATTTTTGCTTTAATTCTTCATCCATCCTTCACTCTCCCTTCAAGAATTTTACTATTTCCTCATTAAACTTCTTAGCATCATCAAGATAGCATGCATGCTGTTTTCCAACAATTATAAGTTTAGCCGATTTTATATGATTTAGAATTATTTCAGCATTTCTTCTTGGAGAAATACTATCTTTTTCTCCCCAGATTAGAAGTATTGGTTTTCCATCTAGATTTTTAAGTTTACTTTCATAGGAAGGAACTCCAACCGCACCTACTAGTACTAAACCTTCTACCATGTTAGGATTATCGACTGCAAAGCCTAGAATAGCTTCACCGCCCATAGACGCTCCTAAAAGATATGCTTTTTCTATATTCATTGTGTCCATAAAATCTTTGATGAAACTTGAAAGAGAATCGAAATCACCATTTTGTGATTTACCAAAACCGGGAAAGTCTATTGAAATTGCCTTAAATCTTGCTGATGCTATAGAACTTACTGTACCAGTTTCTACCCAGGTATATGCATTAAATCTGGCTCCATGGAATAATAAGAAAGGTTTTCCTTCTCCTTCTTCAATAAAATGAATTTTAGCACCTTTTACGTTAACAAAGTTATCTTTCATGAATGAATAGTTAATTTTTAAGACTAAAAAATTTGTTATCTGGCTAAAGATTCATTTTCAAATACTAGCTTTTATACTTTTCTTCTTCCTCAATCTTATTAGAAATGAAATCTATCAAACTCTTATCAATTACGTTAACTGCTGGATACACTTTCCAACTTAACACTTTTGAATATTTTATAAATGTAGAAACTTTAATATTCCATGGAGGAGAAGAAAAAAGCTGAAGAACCTTATTAAAATCTTGCAAAAGAAACACCTTTCCTGGAGATACTGCAAAGACTAAATCCGCTTTTGTGGATAATGCCGTAGGTGCTAATGCATCGTTGTAAGATTCTATTATAAGATTTGAATTTAAAAATTTTGATACACAATAATCTGCTAATGTTGAAGAGGAATCTATTAGTTCCCTTATTTTTTCTGGCTGAGTTTCTATAGCACGAACTTCTTCTAAGAATTCCTCTAAAGGTTTCCTTATTGAATCTGGTATAATTGAGTAAAATACTGAGGAATATAAATGATAGACTTTATTACAATCATAATATCTAATCATTACTGGTATACCTGAGCTAATTAGCTCATTATATAATCTGATATTCATTTGAATTTTTTCTATGTCTGGTGGGGAAAACAAAATTGCAAATGGATTTATCTCTTCTACTGGCATGCCAGTTTCGTCATAATATTTTAATGCGTCATTTCCTGCTAGAATTTTTAGTTCTCTACTTCTTAGTAATGTAGAAAAACTATACCATACATTATGCCCAGCAACTGGCTTTAATGGTCTAAAATCGTAGCCAATATTTCTCAGTTCTCTCAATAAATGTAAGGAAAAAGTAGTCTTACCTGAATCAAATTGTAATAATCCATTTATTAATATCCTCATCCTAATGATTTTCTTATTTTTGCCATTTCTAAAAGGTAACTCTTAGCTTCATCAATGTTACCCTCTTTTAATGCTATTAGTGCCAAACTGGATATTAATGCATGCTTTCTGCCCACTGAGTTTGAGTCGCCTATTTTAATGTTAAGAGTACTTTCTGCATATGACAAATCCTCCATAATTTTCTTTATGGTTTCTTCACTTACATTCCAAATCTCTTTCATTAAGTCTAATGAATCATAACTTACAAACTTAGCAGCAGCTTGAAGATCATGTTTAATATATCTATAATTTTTCTCTAATACTTCCCATTCTTTTTCAGTAAGCTTAGATAGTGAAGATACACCTATGAGTTCTGGAGGTATACCAATTGAATATAGTGCACCAGTGAACGTTATTGCTCTTGGTAAAGTAACTTTACCTGTACTCCTAGAATAACCAAATAAGCCTATATGCAATTTTCTAGCTCTTCTTTTAGGCAGAAGTAGTGCTATCTTATTTATTATATCTGCCAAACTTTCTATTATAGGTTGATATGAAGAAGTATATACGCTTGCTATTCTATATAATATCTTCTCATCTTCTTCGTCTAATAATTCAAATTCAGATATTTCCCTCTCATTAATCTTTCTAATAGCATTATTAACTTCATTATCCTCATAGTCGTATTTAAAAGCAGATTGCACTGTAAAAGTATAAACTCCCCTATACTCATCTATTACTTTTTCAAAGTTCATAGGATTAAAATGTCCTCTAAACGGCAATGAACCTACTCCTATTAAAGGAAATATTTTGATACCATATTTTTTCTCCATCTTACCTAGTCTGTTCAAAGCATATTTTACAGACAATACAGCCGAAATAAGACCATAATTCATTGCAGGATCAGATCTAGCTAAGAATACTCTCATATAGGGAGGTTTCATCGCTTTAATATATTCACCTACTATTTGATCTATCCTAAACATAGAATCCCTATCTTCGATCAAAGGAATAATTTCGATACTTTTAGGATTTATCTCTCCAATCAGATCTTTTACATAGATGTCATCAACCAATCTCACATTCTCTTTATTCACTATAGCAACTTCATAATATTTCACAATAGCAATTAATTCTTTATAATCTGTTGTAAAAGGTAAAATTACCTCAAACACTGGTGGTGTAGGTTTAGTATTAAAGAATTTCTCGGCCAGATCATAAGTAATTGGAATACTTTCCATTGTCTCAGCAAATACTTTCTTTTCAGCTCCTTCAATTTTTGGATTAGGTATCCTGTAGGTAAGAAATACGTCCCTACCTAAGATCTTCTCTTTAAAAAATTCAGGATATTGTGTTAGAAGTTTTCTCACTACATGGGTATCAACATCTTTTCCTTCAGCATCCCACATAACCTCATCTATGCCATAATGCTCATAAGCTAAATAAGCCTCAATAACTTCGCTTTCACCACTAATAACTTCACTTCTACTCCACTCTGGTACTCTAGCATTATCTGGATGCTGAGTTGACATAGTCCTAGGTATCTTTCTCATTTCCTTAATAATTCGAGTTATCCCTTTTTAAACTAAACTATAAAAATAAGTTCGATTTTTGTTATTTTATGCCACCAAATATTGGTGAATTAGCACCGGATTTTGAAGCAGAATCCACATTAGGTAAAATTAGGCTTTCAGATTATAAAGGTAAATTTGTAGTCCTATACTTCTATCCTAAGTCATTTACACCAGGATGTACTAGAGAAATACAAAGATTTTCGGAACTCTATGAAGAGTTCAAAAAACTAAATGCAGAAATAATAGGAGTAAGTGCTGATAATATAACTACGCAAAAAAGGTTCGCTGAGAAATATAATGCTAAATTCCCAGTTGTTGCAGATAAGGAAAAAAAGATAATTGAAACCTACGGAGTATTAAATGAAAAAGGAACTAGCGCCCAAAGAGTCACCTTTATTATTGACCCAGAAGGAAAAATAGTCGAAATACTAAGAAATTTAAAGAAAGCCGAAGAACATGCCGACAAAGCTCTTGATATAATAAAAAATAAGAAGTCATGAATCAATAATTCTCTTATATAATTTTTTCTTAAATGATTCTATTGGATCATTTAATACTATTGGAATTTTATTTAAAATATCGGTAGGAGTGATATGAGGCCCTAATTCAGAGTAAGCTAAAGTTCCAGACAAACTATTCACAAACACACCTAGTGCTGCAGCATCAAAAGGAGATATTTTTTGAGAAAGAAACGTCCCTATAATACCGGTTAAGGTATCACCTGTCCCTCCTACAGTCATTCCAGGGTTACCGGTTTTATTTAGTCTAAACTCCTTACCATCACTTACTATATCTACATAGCCTTTTAGTAAAACGATACAATTGCATTCCTTAGCTTTCTTTACCACTTGAGTAATTCTTTTCTTTATATCTTTTTCAGCCTCTTCCTTGAAAAATATCTTAAATTCTCCAGCATGAGGAGTTATTACAACATTTGGATAGAGTCTATACCCAGAAATTGCCTTCAAAGCGTCAGCATCAATTACAGTAGGCTTATTCTTTTCCATTAAGTAGTTTACAATCATTTTTGATGCTTCAATAGTTTCTTCACTTAGACCCATCCCGGGTCCTATAATTATACTATCAGCCCTATCTATCCAAGGTTTTAATTCCTCTAAATTATTAGGTGAGATATTTTTACCAGAAAGTTTTATAGCAATTAGATCCGGAGAGTATCCTGCTATAATTTTAGCGGTCTCTTCAGAAGAAGCAACGTAAACCAAATCAGCTCCGGTTCTTAATGCTGCCAATGCTGATAAAGCGGGTGCGCCAGTAAAAGTGTAACTACCACCTATTACTAATACTCTACCATTATCACCTTTCTTAGATTTATAATCCCTTTTCTTTATGCTAACTACTAGATCACCCGGACCAACGTAAATTTCAGCTTCTGGTGGTATTCCAATTTTCTTTACAACTACATTAAAATTATATTTCAATAACCCTTTCTTCATATCATGAAAAGTCACTATTAAATCTGGTTTAACATATTCTCCTGGAGCCTCACCAGTATCAGCGTCTATCCCAGAAGGTAGATCTATTGAAACTTTGAAACCTTTACTTTCGTTAAATACTCTTATTGCTGTAGCAAATGGTTCCCTTGGTTTTCCCCTAAATCCTGTACCTAGCATTGCATCCACTAACACATCAGCTTCAACTGGTTTCAAATCTTCAAGATCCTTTATTTCATCAATCTCAATTGAATAATCCATATCAAGAATAGCATTATAATTAAAAACTGCATCTTTATGCTTATTTTCTCCTAAAACAATAACTTTAACCTTAACACCTTCACCAGCTAAGTGCCGTGCAGTTACTAATCCATCACCTCCCTTTCCTCCATGTCCTACAAATATTACTGCATTATTAGGTTTAATCCTCGTTAAGATCTCATCTTTTACACTTCTTCCAGCGTTTTCCATTAATAGAAGAGTCGGGATTCCTAAAGCCTCACTATTTATTTCGATAGCACGCATTCTTTTTGTGTCTATCATTAATATAAAGTGCTAAGTAGGGATTTATCTCAGTTTCGGGTTACTTCTTCACCAATCCGAGTTGAAGTCATTCATCACTTTCTTTTAAATATTTTTATACTTAAACTATTATCCTTTACTCATGAAGGGAACAAAAACCGAAATGGGATTAAAAGAATTATTCCTAGCTAATAGTGAAGATCATTTATTTCTATATTTTTTATCGGAAAAACTTGAAGAATTGAATAAAAAAGAAGAAGCTAAGATGCTGAAAGAAAAAGCATTAGTAGAGTTAGGACATGCTAAGGGAATTTTTGAAAAAATGAATAAATATTTAGGAACAGAATACTTAAGAAATTGGCTTAACGAACTAGAGAAAAATGAAACTAAAGAGATTAAGGAGAAGTTCGCGTATACAGCTACACAATATATGCTCAGCAAAATTCTTTCCGAAAAAGTTATAGATAAAAAAACTAAAGAGGAATTATTAGCGAAAGCTAACGAAAAATACAATGAAGCTAAACAATGGTTTGAAGAATTACTTAAATCTGGCTCAGATTTAATGTAAGGAATACTATTTTAAAATATAAACGTAAATAGATAAACAAATCTTTATATATTCAAAGAGAAGATAGATATAAGGGGGTTTCCCAAAATGGCCCTCGTAGAAGTAAAAGAAATATTAAATAAATTCGTAGAAAAAGAAAGTGAAGAGCACGTAAGCACATACAATAATGTTGCACTAACGGCTAAGGCTGAAGGTTATAGTGACATAGAAGCAATGCTATGCGCATATGCTGAACAAGAAGAAGATATTGCAAGAACAGCAAAGAAAGTTCTTGAATTATTATCAGTAAAAGAAGTATTAAGCAAATTTGCAGAAAAAGAAAATGCTGAGCATGTTGCAGAATATAACAAAGTAGCCTTAACGGCTAAGGCTGAAGGTTATAGTGACATAGAAGCAATGCTATGCGCATATGCTGAACAAGAAGAAGATATTGCAAGAACAGCAAGAAAAATTGCTGGTGCACTTTAAAGCTATTTTTTGGTATTACCTTTTTCCTTATCGAAATTATTTAAGCTCTTCTATTTAATCTATTTTTATATGATAATTGGTTATGTAGTTGGTTCAGCAACTACTCAAGAAGCAAATGTGTTATTAGAGAAAAAAGTAAGATCAGGTTATTACGTTACCTTAGAATATGATGATGAAAAAGTATTAGGCTTAGTTACGTTAATTACTACTGGAAGTCCTTTAGTTGATGACAGTCTCAACGATATTGAACTTGTACAACGAATAAAGCAAATGGGAAATAAAATTCCTATTTACATGAAAGCTAAAGTTAAGTTACTTTGCAAATTGGACGGAAAACTCTCTCAGCCTGACTTACCTCCAGTAGCCGGAACACCTGTAAGATTAGCAACTAACGAAGAACTAAGTACGATATTTTCTGAGGGAACTATAAGGATCGGTAAATTAATTGGAAGCGATGTTGAGGTTAGGATCAGAGTAAACGCATTAACTAGGCACTTAGCTATTCTAGCTGCAACGGGGTCTGGAAAATCTAATACAGTTGCTATTCTTTCCTCTAGGTTATCTGAGGTATTTGGAGCAGTATTAATTTTTGATTATCACGGAGAATATTATGAGAGTGATATTAAGAATTTAAATGACATAGAACCAAAAATAAATCCTCTAAATTTGACTCCAGATGAATTTGCGACTTTACTGGAAATTAGAGAAAATGCTACAATTCAATATAGGATATTAAGGAGAGCGTTCAAAAGTTTTCTTGAAGAAACTAAAGAAAAATTAAAAAATAGTAATGTGAACTATAATGAGCTTAATATTAATTTTAGGAATTTGATACTTAAAAAAGTTGATGAAGTAAGTAAAAACGAGAAAAGAAAGGATAGTAAAGATGAGGTTATTAATAAAATAGAAGATTTTCTAGATAGATACTCTGAGATTATTGACTTCACTGCTGGGGATGTTGTAGATAAAATAAAAATAGGTAAAGTAAATGTAATAAACTTAAGTTCTCTGGATGAAGATGCAATTGATGCTATAGTTTCTCACTACCTAAGAAAAATATTAACTTCTAGGAAAGAAAATAAAATGAAGAGAAAACTCGGTTTAAGATTTCCAGTACTAGTAGTTATTGAGGAAGCTCATGTGCTATTATCTAAAGATAGTAATACTCTAACAAAACATTGGGCTGGAAGAATTGCTAGAGAAGGAAGAAAATTCGGTGTCGGTCTAATAATCGTTAGTCAGAGACCTAAAGGAATTGACGAGAATATTTTAAGCCAAATGACTAACAAGATAATCCTTAAGATGGTTGAGCCTACTGATAAGAAATATGTACTTGAAACTAGTGACAACCTTAGTGAAGATATAGTCGAGGGTCTTTCAGCCTTAGATACTGGGGAAGCAGTGATAGTTGGTAACATAGTGAGGATGCCAGCTATAGTAAAAATTGATAAGTTTGAAGGAAAACTAGCTGGAAGCGATCCAAATCTAATAGAAGAATGGAAAAGAGCTAAAGAAGAGATTGAGGAACACTCAGATGTATTAAATTGGGGTGAGTAAAACGCAGATTTTACATATTTCTGATACTCATTTAGGTAAGAGACAGTACAATCTTGATTTTAGGGAACAAGATGTGTATGATACTTTCTCACAACTTATTGATATAGCTATTAAAGAGCATGTAGACGGCATAATACATACTGGTGATTTATTCGATATAAATGATCCCCCAAATAAGGCAGAAATAGTAGCTATAAGAGAACTTAAAAGGTTAAAAGAAGCTGGAATTCCATTTATAGTTATTGCAGGAGATCACGATAGTCCAAAAAAGTTTACATCTATCTATCCTCAGAAAATATTAGAAGAATTTGATTTAATTAAATTCTTGTCTAAACCAGATACACCGTATAAATTAGGTGATATTGCTATTTATGGTATTTCTCATGTTCCAAATGTTGCCAAAGAGAGACTGAAAGAACTACTTTCTAGATTAAAACCGGAAAATAAGAAAAGTATACTGCTCTTACATCAAGGGCTAAAGGAGGTATTACCCTATGAGGGAGCATGGCAAATACAAATAGACGATCTACCTAAAGCTTTTCCCTATTATGCTTTAGGCCACTTTCATACAAGAAGGGTGTTTCAACTTGATGGCGGAAGAATTATTGAAATAGCTGGTTCACCAGATATATTGAGAGAAGAAGAAATAGACGGATATGAGAAAGAGGGAAAGGGTGCAACACTCATAGATTTCTCTGGTGATATACCTTCGATCCAGAAAATTAACATAGATGTTCGAAAGCAATATGTAGTAACTTTAAACACTAACAATCTAAAGGAGGAAATAAGGAAGTTAAGGGAGAAATATGATACAAAAAATGAGAAAAAACCCATATTTCATATTATACTTGAAGGAAAGTCTATTCCTAAAAATATTCTAATGAAAGAGTTACAAGAAATTAATAACTTTGCTCCTTATTGGAGGATATATAAGGATAATACAAAAGAGAAAGATGAAAAAGATGTTAAAATTGATTTACCTACAGATACTACAATAGAAAATCTAATATATAATTATCTAGTTAAAATTGCTAATTTTTCAGAGATTGAAGCCAGAATAATAGTTGATATAATTAACCGAGCTGATGAAAGAGAATATGTTAAGGAAGAGTTGACTAAAATGATTGGTGTTGAAAATGATAATAAAAAGAATTGACATTGAAAATTTTTTAAGTCATGAAAGATCATTAATAGAATTTAAGGGAACTGTTAACGTTATAATAGGACATAATGGTGCAGGTAAAAGCTCGATAATCGATGCAATAAGTTTTAGTCTATTTAGGAAATCATTGAGAGATGCAAAGAAACAAGAAGATTTAATAAAACGAGGAGCAAGTAGAGCTACTGTAACTTTATACCTAGAAAATAAAGGTAAAATTTATATTATAAAAAGAAATGCTCCGAACCAGTATGCATCGGAAGACACAATCTCTGAATTAGTTAATGAAACAAGGAGAA from Sulfolobus sp. S-194 encodes the following:
- the ssh7a gene encoding chromatin protein Ssh7a, whose protein sequence is MATVKFKYKGEEKQVDISKIKKVWRVGKMISFTYDEGGGKTGRGAVSEKDAPKELLQMLEKSGKK
- a CDS encoding cobalamin B12-binding domain-containing protein; the protein is MLMSQKRIKVLVAKLGLDGHDRGAKVIARALKDAGMEVVYTGLRQTPEQIVKSAIQEDVDVIGISILSGAHLELVPYVVNLMREKGLNDVVLVVGGVIPPQDVPKLKEIGVDEVFLPGSSLKDVVEKITKAVESKRGIKVAS
- the meaB gene encoding methylmalonyl Co-A mutase-associated GTPase MeaB; the encoded protein is MLLEKALAGEELAISRLLTKIEYFTQEGLESLQELIKRSGKAHVIGITGSPGAGKSTLISELISEYVKRGHKVGVILIDPSSPFSMGSFMGNRIRMVGKEVSGNVFIRSIASRGNLGGISSEALMLIEALDGLGFDRIIVETVGAGQTDTDVVNGVHTIAVVSVPGTGDEIQALKAGIMEIGDVYIVNKADKIEAEMLYDAIRFALDTAEVNFRDGWVPKIIKTIAIKGLGIKELVDVFEEHLSFIKEKGLFEKRIRERRMKMIELMLRRKVDEVISLIVKENSDYISEQINEKHNLLNLINEVYNKVKEKL
- a CDS encoding DUF2250 domain-containing protein, translating into MDEELKQKLLEILKDKRMLEILKHLKKANVDYGKSIMLNTKIPIQEVVDLLDKLEKVGLIERVHGATLKNTEAKFKLSKEVHKHHTYYKLTREGDHLLRQLDEKELIDAYIDLVKNDQMAIDILKIADEVNADHALTYAKLLHKPLEEVTPKLEELEKAGLLEEKNAKIIKFIDRRSKPKKETRTHHKYYGLSRIGELVVREMKRKGIIPR
- a CDS encoding alpha/beta hydrolase, which produces MKDNFVNVKGAKIHFIEEGEGKPFLLFHGARFNAYTWVETGTVSSIASARFKAISIDFPGFGKSQNGDFDSLSSFIKDFMDTMNIEKAYLLGASMGGEAILGFAVDNPNMVEGLVLVGAVGVPSYESKLKNLDGKPILLIWGEKDSISPRRNAEIILNHIKSAKLIIVGKQHACYLDDAKKFNEEIVKFLKGE
- the ppcA gene encoding phosphoenolpyruvate carboxylase, whose product is MRKIPRTMSTQHPDNARVPEWSRSEVISGESEVIEAYLAYEHYGIDEVMWDAEGKDVDTHVVRKLLTQYPEFFKEKILGRDVFLTYRIPNPKIEGAEKKVFAETMESIPITYDLAEKFFNTKPTPPVFEVILPFTTDYKELIAIVKYYEVAIVNKENVRLVDDIYVKDLIGEINPKSIEIIPLIEDRDSMFRIDQIVGEYIKAMKPPYMRVFLARSDPAMNYGLISAVLSVKYALNRLGKMEKKYGIKIFPLIGVGSLPFRGHFNPMNFEKVIDEYRGVYTFTVQSAFKYDYEDNEVNNAIRKINEREISEFELLDEEDEKILYRIASVYTSSYQPIIESLADIINKIALLLPKRRARKLHIGLFGYSRSTGKVTLPRAITFTGALYSIGIPPELIGVSSLSKLTEKEWEVLEKNYRYIKHDLQAAAKFVSYDSLDLMKEIWNVSEETIKKIMEDLSYAESTLNIKIGDSNSVGRKHALISSLALIALKEGNIDEAKSYLLEMAKIRKSLG
- a CDS encoding peroxiredoxin — encoded protein: MPPNIGELAPDFEAESTLGKIRLSDYKGKFVVLYFYPKSFTPGCTREIQRFSELYEEFKKLNAEIIGVSADNITTQKRFAEKYNAKFPVVADKEKKIIETYGVLNEKGTSAQRVTFIIDPEGKIVEILRNLKKAEEHADKALDIIKNKKS
- a CDS encoding NAD(P)H-hydrate dehydratase, which translates into the protein MIDTKRMRAIEINSEALGIPTLLLMENAGRSVKDEILTRIKPNNAVIFVGHGGKGGDGLVTARHLAGEGVKVKVIVLGENKHKDAVFNYNAILDMDYSIEIDEIKDLEDLKPVEADVLVDAMLGTGFRGKPREPFATAIRVFNESKGFKVSIDLPSGIDADTGEAPGEYVKPDLIVTFHDMKKGLLKYNFNVVVKKIGIPPEAEIYVGPGDLVVSIKKRDYKSKKGDNGRVLVIGGSYTFTGAPALSALAALRTGADLVYVASSEETAKIIAGYSPDLIAIKLSGKNISPNNLEELKPWIDRADSIIIGPGMGLSEETIEASKMIVNYLMEKNKPTVIDADALKAISGYRLYPNVVITPHAGEFKIFFKEEAEKDIKKRITQVVKKAKECNCIVLLKGYVDIVSDGKEFRLNKTGNPGMTVGGTGDTLTGIIGTFLSQKISPFDAAALGVFVNSLSGTLAYSELGPHITPTDILNKIPIVLNDPIESFKKKLYKRIIDS
- the herA gene encoding DNA double-strand break repair helicase HerA; its protein translation is MIIGYVVGSATTQEANVLLEKKVRSGYYVTLEYDDEKVLGLVTLITTGSPLVDDSLNDIELVQRIKQMGNKIPIYMKAKVKLLCKLDGKLSQPDLPPVAGTPVRLATNEELSTIFSEGTIRIGKLIGSDVEVRIRVNALTRHLAILAATGSGKSNTVAILSSRLSEVFGAVLIFDYHGEYYESDIKNLNDIEPKINPLNLTPDEFATLLEIRENATIQYRILRRAFKSFLEETKEKLKNSNVNYNELNINFRNLILKKVDEVSKNEKRKDSKDEVINKIEDFLDRYSEIIDFTAGDVVDKIKIGKVNVINLSSLDEDAIDAIVSHYLRKILTSRKENKMKRKLGLRFPVLVVIEEAHVLLSKDSNTLTKHWAGRIAREGRKFGVGLIIVSQRPKGIDENILSQMTNKIILKMVEPTDKKYVLETSDNLSEDIVEGLSALDTGEAVIVGNIVRMPAIVKIDKFEGKLAGSDPNLIEEWKRAKEEIEEHSDVLNWGE